The Novosphingobium kaempferiae genome includes a window with the following:
- a CDS encoding isocitrate lyase/PEP mutase family protein, which produces MAQPILRQMLAEGRFVTAPGIQDMISAVVAAQCDFEVVYGSGYWLTASAHGLPDAGIASVTQMTDRMATLVQSSKAAVIADADTGFGGLLNVHHTVRGYEAAGVTAIQIEDQEFPKKCGHTPFKRVIPVEEMARKIEVACDARSSEDFLVIARTDARQSEGYDGVMRRMEAYAKAGADVLFPEALTSHEEVRAITSAFDLPMLANMAHGGLTPIVSPAELEALGYSIAIYPAMASLVAAQAMEQAFRRLRAGDAPSNDEMFDFKRFCSLIGFEDVWAFEKRWAQD; this is translated from the coding sequence ATGGCGCAGCCGATCCTGAGACAGATGCTTGCCGAAGGCAGGTTCGTGACCGCACCGGGTATCCAGGACATGATCTCCGCCGTCGTCGCCGCGCAGTGCGACTTCGAGGTCGTCTACGGTTCAGGGTACTGGCTGACGGCCTCCGCGCATGGCCTGCCCGATGCCGGGATCGCATCGGTCACGCAGATGACCGATCGCATGGCGACGCTGGTGCAGTCGTCCAAGGCGGCGGTGATCGCGGATGCGGACACCGGCTTCGGCGGCCTGCTCAACGTCCACCACACCGTTCGCGGCTACGAGGCGGCGGGCGTCACCGCGATCCAGATCGAGGACCAGGAGTTCCCGAAGAAGTGCGGCCACACGCCCTTCAAGCGGGTGATCCCGGTCGAGGAGATGGCGCGCAAGATCGAGGTCGCCTGCGATGCGCGCTCGTCCGAGGACTTCCTCGTCATCGCCCGCACCGACGCGCGCCAGTCCGAGGGCTACGACGGCGTCATGCGCCGCATGGAGGCCTATGCGAAGGCTGGTGCCGACGTGCTCTTCCCCGAAGCGCTGACCAGCCATGAGGAAGTGCGCGCGATCACGTCCGCCTTCGACCTGCCGATGCTGGCGAACATGGCGCACGGCGGCCTGACCCCGATTGTCTCGCCAGCCGAGCTTGAGGCGTTGGGCTACTCCATCGCGATCTACCCGGCGATGGCATCGCTCGTCGCCGCGCAGGCGATGGAGCAGGCGTTCCGCCGCCTGCGCGCGGGCGACGCGCCAAGCAACGACGAGATGTTCGACTTCAAGCGCTTCTGCAGCCTGATCGGCTTCGAGGACGTCTGGGCGTTCGAGAAGCGCTGGGCGCAGGACTGA
- a CDS encoding helix-turn-helix domain-containing protein, with translation MSRGIAVLQAINRSGSATLTDIAKACNLPFPTVSRLVQSLQHEGLIEREPNRRRYRPTALVQTLAHGFQGDARLVKAARPHIVELTRMVGWPITLSTHVGHSMVIRDSTHALSALTFNEYFPGYASPLLETAAGLIYIASIDEAEREALVASMKVLENPEWDHAIGLAEDQGFLAQLRDQGYATRSFNRFTRNPGKTSSLAAAVFEGERPVGTISLAFFASAMKMEDAVSRFSELIRTCAAAISAELSIDAELPDGEPEADQRA, from the coding sequence TTGTCACGTGGCATCGCCGTGCTCCAGGCGATCAACCGGAGCGGCTCGGCGACGCTTACCGACATCGCAAAGGCCTGCAATCTGCCGTTTCCGACCGTCTCGCGGTTGGTCCAGTCGCTCCAGCACGAAGGCCTGATCGAGCGCGAGCCGAACCGCCGTCGCTATCGTCCGACGGCACTGGTCCAGACCCTCGCGCATGGGTTCCAGGGCGATGCTCGCCTGGTGAAAGCTGCGCGCCCGCACATCGTCGAACTGACGCGGATGGTGGGCTGGCCGATCACGCTATCGACGCACGTCGGTCACTCGATGGTCATCCGCGATTCGACCCATGCGCTGAGTGCGCTGACCTTCAACGAATACTTCCCCGGCTACGCCAGCCCGCTGCTGGAGACCGCCGCCGGACTGATCTACATCGCCTCCATCGACGAAGCGGAGCGCGAAGCGCTGGTCGCCTCGATGAAGGTGCTCGAAAACCCGGAATGGGACCACGCCATCGGACTTGCCGAGGATCAGGGCTTCCTCGCCCAGTTGCGCGATCAGGGCTACGCGACGCGCAGCTTCAACCGCTTCACCCGCAATCCCGGCAAGACGTCCTCGCTGGCCGCCGCCGTGTTCGAGGGCGAGCGGCCGGTCGGCACGATCTCGCTCGCCTTCTTCGCCTCGGCCATGAAGATGGAGGACGCGGTGAGCCGCTTCTCCGAACTCATCCGCACCTGCGCCGCCGCGATCAGCGCCGAACTGTCGATCGACGCCGAATTGCCGGACGGAGAGCCCGAAGCCGATCAGCGCGCCTGA